Proteins co-encoded in one Aspergillus luchuensis IFO 4308 DNA, chromosome 6, nearly complete sequence genomic window:
- a CDS encoding alpha/beta hydrolase (CAZy:CE10;~COG:I;~EggNog:ENOG410PRC5;~InterPro:IPR029058,IPR013094;~MEROPS:MER0036044;~PFAM:PF07859;~go_function: GO:0016787 - hydrolase activity [Evidence IEA]): MPLAPEIQQFILGFKDRWDGSVNTACQDFFEALHLSIGPLNPDHTIKYEKNVKYGPDPRHRLDVFWPADATSTNAALPVVVYFHGGAFKLGDNSITPHMHANIGRFFASQGMIGVLGTYRLLPEARFPDGQDDIASALSWLHDKVHQYGGNRNAIFALGQSAGGGHLAMALFSGNLKSDQGQSLVRGVLLLSAALKYDLSKKGRRESMEEYYGTTDHSLIQSRSAYGILQDLPPFEDADVASVPTPELFLMLAEWDFEECVQGNLDFARLYAERRRRLPRFEVLPGHNHVSYALSIGLPGDEVGPKIADWVRQCSEGASS, encoded by the coding sequence ATGCCTTTAGCGCCCGAAATTCAACAATTCATCCTCGGCTTCAAAGACCGGTGGGACGGGTCAGTGAACACTGCTTGTCAGGACTTTTTCGAAGCCCTGCATTTATCTATTGGCCCTCTGAATCCAGATCATACAATCAAGTATGAGAAGAATGTGAAGTACGGCCCAGATCCAAGGCATCGCTTGGATGTATTCTGGCCAGCAGATGCTACCTCAACCAACGCGGCTCTGCCTGTTGTCGTCTACTTTCATGGCGGTGCATTCAAGCTGGGCGATAATTCTATCACTCCGCACATGCACGCAAATATCGGTCGATTTTTCGCATCTCAGGGTATGATCGGCGTCTTGGGGACTTACCGGCTACTGCCAGAAGCTCGATTCCCAGACGGGCAGGACGATATCGCCTCTGCTCTCTCGTGGCTGCATGACAAAGTGCATCAGTATGGAGGGAACCGAAATGCCATCTTCGCGCTTGGCCAAAGTGCAGGTGGAGGCCACCTCGCCATGGCACTTTTCTCGGGAAACCTAAAGTCGGACCAAGGACAGAGTCTGGTGCGCGGcgtcctccttctcagcgcGGCGTTGAAGTATGACCTATCTAAGAAGGGTCGACGCGAGAGCATGGAAGAGTATTATGGAACGACGGACCATAGTCTTATTCAATCCCGATCGGCGTACGGTATTCTCCAAGATTTGCCGCCATTTGAAGATGCGGATGTGGCTTCCGTGCCGACACCCGAGCTGTTTTTGATGCTGGCAGAGTGGGATTTCGAGGAGTGCGTACAAGGAAATTTGGACTTTGCAAGGCTGTATGCTGAGCGTCgccgtcgtcttcctcgcTTTGAGGTATTGCCTGGTCATAATCATGTTAGCTATGCATTGTCTATCGGCTTGCCAGGAGACGAGGTTGGACCGAAGATTGCAGACTGGGTGAGGCAGTGCTCAGAGGGGGCTTCATCATAG
- a CDS encoding Ser/Thr protein phosphatase family protein (COG:F;~EggNog:ENOG410PHZS;~InterPro:IPR014485,IPR036907,IPR029052,IPR006179;~SECRETED:SignalP(1-19);~go_function: GO:0016787 - hydrolase activity [Evidence IEA];~go_process: GO:0009166 - nucleotide catabolic process [Evidence IEA]) has product MAFSALAWTAAIAIPAVFAQDRESDRSKSPKIAPRMQHDSHNTTHWPTKPLPWGEINFIHTTDTHGWLEGHANEVNYGADWGDFVSFVTHMRDKADQQNVDLLVVDTGDIVTGNGLSDISTPEGQLSNPIFRYLDYDLLTIGNNDLYDPNVTRQIENDLVSYYEDRYLTSNVLVEEDGKNTSIGEKYKYITTKHGLRIMAFGFTLQDFNSPPGLYVQGEEEITNEEWFNDAMNKTVDLYLLIGHADIGQSCKIKTKYHGDQNPLICMKDWFRENKPEIPLQVLGGHTHVRNFTCYDSGSSGLESGRYSDTVGWLALSGVAPSDTWNGSKTLTDVPMPTRTCTPHSSTSSSTTDKTVRLDRRYLDFNRQTFAYHALGATGPDVPASFDTPTGQYLTNDIEGTRSQYKLTTELGCAPQSYYIAASPYNCPDNIYTLVRSALNATVHGNNSDSARLIIFNTYGIRYDLYQGPFTVGDAFTVSSYADIFYYIADVPYDDVTKKLQGELNARKGSDPDYEEPKKDCGSNSVRLSTSRYAGASQQNVLTSRASDPDNLNPGHVTKDDFGDCSVNPEDCGDDTLHIPRLENEPHPYFMQVKGNIDENETKTVDVVFTIDIQKSIIDLLGLKDPVVKPYMDESFTTRDFLQVYAKTVWCEKPTCEIGP; this is encoded by the exons ATGGCCTTCTCAGCCCTTGCATGGACGGCGGCAATTGCCATTCCAGCTGTCTTTGCGCAGGATAGAGAATCCGACCGGTCAAAATCCCCGAAGATAGCCCCTCGGATGCAACACGATTCACACAACACGACACACTGGCCCACTAAACCTCTTCCTTGGGGCGAGATAAATTTTATTCATACAACTGATACGCATGGATGGCTCGAAGGGCATGCGAATGAGGTAAATTACGGTGCTGATTGGGGTGATTTTGTTTCGTTTGTGACGCACATGCGTGACAAGGCTGATCAACAAAACGTTGATCTTCTCGTTGTGGACACTG GCGACATTGTGACTGGCAATGGCCTCAGTGATATCTCAACTCCCGAAGGCCAGCTATCTAATCCAATTTTCCGCTATCTGGACTATGACCTACTCACCATCGGTAACAACGATCTTTATGATCCAAACGTTACTCGTCAGATAGAAAATGACTTAGTGAGCTACTATGAGGATCGTTATCTAACCAGCAACGTTcttgtggaagaggatggcaAAAATACATCCATTGGGGAAAAGTACAAATATATCACTACAAAGCACGGCTTGCGGATCATGGCATTCGGATTCACTCTTCAGGACTTCAATTCCCCTCCAGGCCTCTATGtccagggagaagaagagataacAAATGAAGAATGGTTCAACGACGCAATGAACAAGACTGTGGACCTCTATCTGCTTATTGGACATGCTGATATTGGGCAGAGCTGCAAGATCAAAACCAAATACCATGGAGACCAAAATCCCTTGATTTGTATGAAGGACTGGTTCAGAGAGAACAAGCCTGAGATTCCCCTTCAGGTTCTAGGTGGCCATACACACGTGCGCAACTTCACATGCTATGACAGCGGATCGTCTGGCCTCGAATCTGGCCGATACTCTGACACAGTGGGATGGCTTGCTCTCAGCGGTGTGGCGCCCTCGGACACTTGGAACGGATCTAAAACATTGACGGATGTTCCCATGCCCACAAGGACGTGCACACCGCACAGTTCAACATCGTCTTCTACTACGGATAAAACGGTTCGCCTTGACCGTCGCTACCTCGATTTCAACCGCCAAACGTTCGCGTACCATGCTTTAGGGGCAACTGGCCCTGACGTCCCTGCTAGCTTTGATACACCTACCGGACAGTATCTCACAAATGATATCGAGGGCACTCGAAGTCAATACAAATTGACCACAGAACTTGGCTGCGCTCCCCAATCATACTACATTGCGGCGAGTCCTTACAACTGCCCGGATAACATTTATACGTTGGTGAGATCCGCTTTGAATGCAACAGTGCATGGGAACAATTCGGATTCTGCCAGATTGATTATCTTCAACACCTACGGTATACGTTACGATTTATATCAGGGTCCGTTCACTGTTGGGGACGCGTTCACTGTTAGCTCGTACGCGGACATATTTTACTATATTGCAGATGTTCCCTATGATGACGTAACAAAGAAACTTCAGGGGGAATTGAACGCTCGAAAGGGATCTGATCCAGATTATGAGGAGCCAAAGAAAGACTGTGGCAGTAACAGCGTCAGATTGTCTACCAGTCGATACGCGGGTGCTTCTCAGCAAAACGTGCTTACCAGTCGTGCAAGTGACCCGGACAACCTCAATCCTGGACATGTTACAAAAGACGATTTTGGTGATTGTTCTGTCAACCCAGAGGACTGCGGCGATGACACGCTGCACATCCCACGCCTGGAAAATGAACCGCATCCGTACTTTATGCAAGTCAAGGGCAACATTGATGAGAACGAGACGAAGACAGTGGACGTGGTCTTTACAATTGACATACAAAAAAGTATTATAGATCTCCTCGGTCTCAAAGACCCGGTCGTCAAGCCCTACATGGATGAGTCGTTTACCACGAGGGATTTCTTGCAGGTCTATGCAAAGACGGTCTGGTGTGAGAAGCCTACCTGCGAGATCGGGCCATGA